Part of the Passer domesticus isolate bPasDom1 chromosome 8, bPasDom1.hap1, whole genome shotgun sequence genome is shown below.
ATGGCTGAGGCCCCTCGCCTGTGGCCCATGAACAGCGCTCCCAAAGGAGGCccttggggctctcctggagcccagaggtgccagcagcaacctccctctgagtggggcctcgcaGAGCCAGCGCGCTCTCAAGcttgctgcactggcagcatgactgagcagccatggatcctgggccaagagcccactcctggaggctccagtttaaccactgctcagctccagtgctgttaagcttttaggccgTGTTCCTTTTGAtccttgtcctttctgtccctttctcaaacacacctaaacacacacacacacacacacacacacacacacacagaattctcagaatgtttctcatttgattgactgaattttgtttcttgcttttttcccccatgttgTTCCTTAACCAAGTAGTAagtaataatgtgaatgttGCCAATGAATTTTCTTTAGCTACTGCTTAATATTCAATCTGGTTTTTACTGAACCTTGCCTGGGAATTTTTAAGCAATCTCAGACACTTGTTCATAccaagccttgggagcatgaggtGCAGGATTGACACTGGAAAGCAAGAGAGTCATTCAAGAGGGATGAGTTTAACTGTCCATTTTATTACGCTTCTATTTATTTCACTCTAATAAGCCAAGCCAAGCTTTTCTTAGAGGCAGAATGTGTGTGGGAGGCACTACAATATTATCCCATagctctgggctgaatggcACCCAGACTTGGGCTGTACAAGCCGGGGAAAAAGATGTTCCTGCCCTTGAACTTCCTTCCTGTCCTCTCAACAACTGATaacaaaattataaatcaaTAAACTAAAATTACAATGAAatcaattataataaaaatgaaatattttttcttacgTTACTCCAATGAtccaagaaaaacaacaataacTATTACTATAATATTACcaataaatataaacaaattCTATACTAAGAAATACCTTCTGAAAGCTTTATCGTAGTAACTAATATACTTTAgactaaaaatatataaaaaaactaACATACAATCTAACACACATTAGTAAAACAATTCATATTACAAACAtactaaacacaaaaccaagcacCACTAGAATTTCTCATACATTTTAACCAAACAATTAAACTTTAATAACACCCTTAAGTACTCCAAAACAattccaattattttttaaaatttaattgtagGTGAGTGCTTTTATTTGGATattggtttttggattgtttgcgttagatgatttaaaaaatgggatttttatagcaaattaatcagctgagaaggcggcactctgcaaacagaactgactGAAAAGGAATGGGACAGAAATCAGTAACTCAGAAACTTTTATTTGCTGTCAAATacatcccacccagccagccccacacaatccccatcccaccactCCCAATTGGGATCCCACTGCTCCCAATCCCTTTCCAGCCCCATCTCACCCTGGTGGTTGTGGAATTGAGTGAGTTTAGCCTGGGATTGAGTTTTTTTGAGGAGGGAACAAGCAATTTGAGGAGGGATTGAGCCTATAGGGgttaaaattcagttgttttcagtgggatttgagtGGTTTTGAGGTGACAGATCCCTCTTGGCTTTTGGAGGgcaaagagaggaagaagagaaaaaaattaaagccaaaccaaaaggacAATCAGGCAGGTGTGTTCCCAACAcagatcacagggaatgtgggtcaccagggctgtgcccagcgtgggtcctgcagtgggggatggagctggagcagcgcacgaagctcttcccgcactcggggcattcgcagggcttccctcaccggtgcctccgttggtgttgggtcaaTGTAGAGATCccggagaagctcttcccacactagGGAtgctcgtagggcctctccccagtgtggatgcgccagTGCCTGACAAGGTGGGAGTtgtgcctgaatcccttcccgcagtcggggcagcagaagggcctctcctctgtgtgactctgatagTGCCGGAAAAGATGGAAGCGGATccgaaaccccttcccacacttggaacactcatagggcctctccccagagtggatcttttggtggacaatcagGCTGGAATGctggctgaagcttttcccgcactccccacactcgtagggccgttctgcagtgtgggtcctctggtgctggatcagggtggagctctgcctgaagctcttcccacattcctcacactcgtggggcctctCCGCAGTGTGGATGAGCCGGTGCCTGATGAGGGTGGAGTTGcgcctgaagccctgcccgcagtcagggcagcggaagggcctctcctctgtgtgcgtgcgctggtgcacgaggagatcagagctgctctgaaacctcttcctgcactgatcacactcgtaggACCTCTCCTCAGTGTGGCTCCTCCGGTGCACGATCAGGTGGGAgctccacctgaagctcttcccacactccaagcacttgtggggcttctccccatcaggaacctcctcatggaccaccagctctgagctctggctccatctccggccaccttcccggcccaggctggctctttccccctcagatccccgtgatctgcgtttgcagcccctcctcgtgcagcatctccggggcttttcctctcCATTGggttcctgtgccatggagctgctcaaaacagcctctgccacgaggttctgccgtggggatttgtcctccctgctctccatcctcagctcctgctctgggggaggaaagacaaggacaggatggcatttgcctccgggccacaggcaagggcaaggagatgcccccaggctgtcctgcagctggggccatgctgggctgggagatggagcagcacagagggggaaaggggcactgacttcctcgtCCCCTGCCTCAGTGTCCAGGGACATATTCCTCTCTCTCACTGCCTCACAAGAAGTggcaatgggaaatcctggtttggggaaaacaagggatgagcacattgACTTTGAAAGTCTTTCCACCCAAGTCCCTCTCTACAAGTTACCGGGCAtctgggctccagaaaaacctcccaaacaccaagattcagccttgaaaaagccaccaggaattccctggccctgctccctcctctctgctctttgggagttccccctgtcccagctgctggggtcacgcttgcattgggggtcccccttctcctcggtgcccaccctccccagcctgctggcagtcccagcaatcccaaaagctgccccctcttcgctctgcccattcaggggtgccagggctttttgggctcccttttgggctcccttctcccctcatgctctgctctgggctgcaggggctccaaggagtcccccctgcccctctccaggctctgcaggctcccgccaatggcggcgctcccccctctctgggctccccattttgggctcctgggggacacagggctctgctcctccaggctgcctctgccgccaccgccaccccccgatgtccccccaaGGGGctttttctgccctgccttggagttcttcattctccaaacatccccccaaaaaatcccaacccaggCACTCCCCAGAATATTTGGGCTGAgctccacctccctgggcacctccagaCTTCCTATGTGCCTGACCCTGGGACAACCTGGAACACCTTGGACCCCcattccagcctttccctgcccccagccccacccttcTGCAAAACCAGACACGCCCTGAACTCCCCCTTCCTGAACATCCTGGGTGTCCCTATGCCATGTCCCACCTTTTTTGGGAAACCCTGGACTCCCCTTTCCTGGGCTCCAGGCCCCCTGGAACTCCCTTCTGCCTCTTCATGTCCCTGCCCCCCATTTCTGTGACCCTGAGCCCCTCCTGCAACCCATTCCTGAGAACCGAGACCCCCTTTtacctcattgcccagaactgagacccccctgcacccccttatCTGGCACCAACTCAACTTCCCCTGGCCCCCGCCtctcccagcacccagccccaccCTTTTGCCTGACCTGGGATCCCTGGGCCCCCATTCCTGCATTTTCCAGCCCCCAGACCCTCCTTTTTTCACTCCCTTTCCTGGCCTCCAGGCCCCCTGGAACTCCCTTCTGCCTCTTCATGTCCCTGCCCCCCATTTCTGTGACCCTGAGCCCCTCCTGCAACCCATTCCTGAGAACCGAGACCCCCTTTtacctcattgcccagaactgagacccccctgcacccccttatCTGGCACCAACTCAACTTCCCCTGGCCCCCGCCtctcccagcacccagccccaccCTTTTGCCTGACCTGGGATCCCTGGGCCCCCATTCCTGCATTTTCCAGCCCCCAGACCCTCCTTTTTTCACTCCCAGGACATCCCGGTACCCCCTTTCCTGGGCACAGGATtccctgcacaccccatcccagctctcccagtccctgcacCCCCTTTCCTTGACTCTGAGCCCCTgaacctccttcccagctcgGCCAGCCCTTCAAGTCCCCCTTTCCTTGGCCTCTTgacccccctggatccccagtcTCTCACGTTCAGCCCCCCCAGCTGCCCCGATCTCACTGTCCCCCCAGTTCTGCACTCCCTGCAGTACCTGGCAGTGGCGCTGTCGCAGCCCGGCCCTGTCACCGCGTCCTCTCAGTGCCCGTTCGGGCCCTGCCCGACCAGCCCGACACGGTTGACTGCGGGGCACACTCCCCTGTGCCCGGGCTACAGGAGAGCGGCCGGGGCTGCCAGCCCTaaaccacaggagcagctggcagacgCTACTGCAGGAAGAAAGGGCCCACTCTGGGCAGGGTAAAGCCAAGGTTTAtttcagggctcagggcagctctgaccctcagggcaacctgctgcacacagcacacactcaGCCCCTGCACCAGCTTGGAAAGGGGGGCGCAAACAAGGCAAAGATACATCCAACAACCAATGGGGGAAACGGGGGGTGTGCAAACCGGGCAGATGGACATGAAGGATCACAAATGAGGAAGCACCTTAAGGGAGGGCCCTGACCTCTGCCCAATCACTCCACGCCCCTGTGGGAAGATTCTggaaagaggggaagggaggccgagggattgacaggggcccagggaggagactggggaatggctctgcagccacagggaggattgacatgggggaggagggaaggcacTTGGGGCAAAGCATTTTCAGGAAAGAAGCGGGGCTACATCAGGGAACCATTGCAAACTGAGAACAAGGAGAATAAAACACAATACAACACGGCCCGGGGTCCCCCAGTCCTTGATTGTGGGGGACGTGGACGGGACCCCTGCGAGCGCTGGGGCAGCGAGCGGGGCCGGATGGAGCCGCAGAGAGCGGGGATGGTggggggagctgagctgggatattggcatagccagggctgggatattagGATAGCCAGgactgggatattgggatagccagggctgggacattgggatagccagggcagggatattgggatagccagggctgggatactgggacagccagggctgggatattgggatagccagtgctgggatactgggacagccagagctgggatattgggatagccagtgctgggatattaggatagccagagctgggatattgggCTAGCCAGAACTGGGATATTGAGATAGCCAGggttgggatattgggataggcagggttgggatattgggatagccagtgctgggatattgggatagccagccCCGGCTCAAGGACAGGAATGGGCACGTGGCCGACAGTGCCCTGGAGACGGGGCCGGTACAACCAGagtgggggggactggggggagccgggggccgggctgggatctgtgggaatggaggactctgaggggctgggatgggatctctATGGCTACGAGGGGTGGGATTtcatctccttccagctgggacCCAGGAGCTTTGCAGTGTCCGACGGTGCCACCTGGATcacctggaggtgctgggaatgcaaagggatcatggtggagcagatgaagcattatctgggacacagctgtgtggaagagctcccaaaatccatcagacatggtcaggaggctctggagcacaaagGTGGGtgtgggaagaggaagggagTTCTTGTGGGAATGTGGGATTCAGGAATGAGGGCCTTGGAAATGCAGAAATTGCCATGGAATTTCCATGGCCGGATCTCTCTCATCCCAGCCAGGTGAGAATTCCATGGATGGATCTCCCCCTAACCCATTGCCCTGGGAattccatggggaaatgatttgaACGGATGACCAATGCAATGCCAGCAGTGCAATTgggaaatacaaagctgtgtttcgtGTCAGGTTCCTAGAGGCAACGTGTGTATTTGTGAttgtgtggaaactgaccatgggaCAGTTATGAAGacaaattctaataaataactgaggaggtaaagcatggaagaaggcctttgaacctatcctttgttcGCAATTACCCTTTGTAAGTCTTCAGTTGATTTAGGatcatttgaattaaagctttaaggatgtttctctttgacaggaactttctgcttgtagctaagccttaaagagttttgcaataataaccttttgaagtataattttagaatattgctcgtagtaaggatctttgaaaccatagctttagaatatataaaaaggaaacgTGCTTATCTcgatacattaaaaaaacagtgaaaagcagcttaagaaaggaagatgaacatctacTCAAGGATTGATGGTTTCGACCAAgagaagctggacatcactgtaATGAGATTTGGAATTAAAAGGTGGAcccatctggaatctggacctcaccagctgggagacttctttcttctttcggaAGCCggaccccaccatctggggatactcctttctgggatacatcctgagaaaaactaaatcataatagtgtatagaattgtgacgtaAAAATTGGGAAcggaaactgctgagaaagcttatgagtacccctatcaatgcctgtaagcctcaactatcggtgtgcagctggagggaaaaCTTCCCCCCCTGTACCCAgcctgtattgctcatactttaccatatgaattaataaattgattgctgcttgaatattggcctagtcaagcttctcatttgtAACACAATGAGCCctaatccctgctgggattgCATGGGACATGGATGccaatgctgtgcccaggccggctctgctgtgcccgtggcagcgccaggggagtgccctgtgcctgccctgagcccagcaggagcctttcCTTGGCTGTTGTGTGCCTTGcccggggcaggagggcactgccgGAGCGGCTTTGGTGGCCCCGGGCACCCGGCCAggctgcagccgctgcaggggctcctggggaatgttgcagagcaaagctgaaagcaaacaacagtTTCTGGAGGGGATTCTACCCCTgggcctgtgctgggaccccaagggcaacagccccaagtgctggagctcagtgtccctcagCCAGGCCgtgttccctggctctgccctgtcccctctccctgtcccctgtccctcacctgtcccctgtccctgcctcctgtccttgcccctcagctctcctctgtccctgtcccctctcccctggctcTGTGAGGTCCGAAgtggcagcaggacctggggcagccctgggggagaacAACCCTGAGCCCTAGCTGGGCCAGttgccccagttcccccaggggtgcccaggtcactcccagcatgggccctgtggctcccagtcactcccagtatgatcccactATGATCCCAGCATGGTCCCAGGTGTTACCATTCACCCCTAGGATggttccagcctctcccagtatgTTTCCAGTCACCTCCTCTTGCAGGTAAACCAGGACTCCTGAACAACTGACCGGTGTGACCAAGCAGAAGCTGTTTATTGTTTACATTACACACACTTTTCTGGATTCTACAAACTGCTAAGATCACACTTCTTGCTTGGTGCCTTTGTCTCGTTCCCTCGTTCTCTGCCTCCATTTCTCAGTCTCTGTGATTGGTCACCATGCAGGTGTTTCACAGTCCCCTGTTATCCAGTTCCTGCCATCCTGGTGTGCCGTTTCTCAGCTTCTTTGTGCTTATTTTAGCACAGTTTATATCTCAGTCACCTTGATGAATTCCACACAGCCCTGAGACAATTCTGATAAGAACAGTTGCAGAGGGTATGGCTGGTGCACACTGAGGCCTGAGTTGTTCAAATACATTGCTACAATTCCCCCTTCTTGCACCAGCCAGACCCTCTTTACTGTGTTCCCTACTAAGGGGGTCACCAACTTAATTATGCATGGAATAACACAAAGCAATAAAGTAATGACTACTAATACTAACATAATTCCCTTTACAATATCTTTCAACCATCCAGTTATTGCCCACCCCTTAAAACATTCATCCAACCCTCAGTCATTCACAGTCAATCTCTTCATGTTGTCCTGTAGTTGAGTTTCCTGTGAATGgatgcagaatgctcagagagGTTCATACAACACATTCCTTCCAACTCCTCATACCCGTGCCCATGTGCTAACAACAACAAATCTACAGCAGCTCTATTTTGCAGTGTGCCATGGCTAATACTATCTCCACCACTGAGCATTTGATTTAGAACAGCTGAAGCTGTGTTCAGTTGTTTAGCTGCCCAGCATCCCAACTTATTCAGTGTAGTCAAAGCCTGAGCAGCCACAACACCTGGAGCAAGGAATGATGCTGAGATTTGTGCTGGAGCACCCCAAAGCTCTACAGATCCTAAGCCTGTGATTGCTCTTTTAGTTCTTCTGCTGTGTTCTGCTCTCCAGATAGTCTGATTTAGCATTTGTCACATGCTAGGGGCAAACATGCTTAGTTTTCCTAGGTAACAAGTTCCACCAAAGGGATTACTTGGAATTGCAGgccaggctctgtccccacagatTAAAAAGACACCAAGTGGAAGCTTTCTTACAGTCTCATttgcaccagcactgccaggataAGTCCAATGTGGCAATATTTGGCCTTGTTCTGATATAATGGAGAATTGGGATTAAGGATGACACTATTATTCTTGGAATGTGGGACTAGAACATTGCTCAAATTGGTTATTTTTGCTTCCAGAAAGTAGTTAAAAAACAAGCAGTAATTTCCAGGAGCTGATCCTAACAGGTCTGGTTCTTGGGGTTCTAGTCCGGTTTCATTCAGGGATTGTGTGTGTTATCATACCTGCTTGGAAGCCTTCGCCCTTTGGCTTAATTCCCAGCCTTTTGCATCTGTCCAATTTTGTACCACCTCTGCTGATGTTACACCAATGATTCTCCATGCTTGATCTATTTGCTTCCACGTATGGCTTTCCTCTAGCTCCTACCCACCTTGCAAAACCAGTAAAATCACTCACTGGGATACCAATTAGACCTGTGCGGAAGGGATCTCCAGGCATGGCCAAGGATAAACGAGAGGAATCCACCCCAGCAGCCTTGGCCCAAGTAAGCCACATATTCTGTCAGTGCCATCCTGGTGGGTTAATTTCCTCTGCACTACAGATGTTACCACATACTACAGCcaatagaaaaaaatctcccaaaacccCACCTCTCTAATTTAAAGCTGTTCTTCATCTTGCTCATTGGTAAAGAACCCTTCCCCTCTGAGATCAGGGACAAAATCTGAACTAACTGTGCCTCTTGCTCTTTGAGCCCttcctctgttttttctttcctggttcctttctttccagcttctctttctttgttcCCTCTGATCAGGTCTAACTCCCCAGGTCCTAGGGATAAATATTTCCTTACCACACTCAATATCCTTGATtttattctctctctttctgctcAAGCTTCTGGAGTTCACTACGATACCACTGAATAGCCTGCCCCAATTGCTCTTGATTTTCAAACAAGCTCAGTGCTTCTTGAGCAGCTTCAGgggaatttcctgttcttcctgtCACTTGGGATAACACCACCCAGGTATTGAATTCTTGGCTGTGCCAACAGCTGCACACCCCACACCTTGCAAAGCTtcctccctcaaactcacaccACCTGTGTGCTCCACACCCACTCATTCTAATCTCACCCAAGGATAACAAAAGCATTTCCAGCTCTGAGGGCAATGGATGTTTTCAGGTGTTGCTGGTTGTAGGTTCATTAGTGGTATTAGGGATCAGAGTGTCCTTTTCTAGCCAGAGATGAACCCACTTTGCTGGTATCCATCAGGGTTCTTTGTCTGTAATGCCACAAACATAACCCCTTCCTCACATCAGTAAATCTGCAGGTCCTTCCCATAACCCTGTcctaggatttttaaaataaacttctgGCCGATGCTGTACCAATTCAGAATCTTGCTGCAAACCTGAGTAATGTGTTAATGCTGGTGGTTCACTGTGATTGCCTACTAACCACAGAGGATTCATAGTGTGGACGGCTTTCAGCACTCTGTCCTGTGGGCTcagcccatcctgccccattTTTTGTTTATCAAGCAGTCCTTTCAGGACCTGATGTGTCCTTTTGATGACAGCTGACGTGTGGAGTTCCCTGGAATGCCTGTGCTATGCTTCACTCCCCAAGGAGCTGAGAAATCCTGGGTTTGCCAGGCTGTGTATCCTGCCCCGTTGTGTGTTCTGATTTCCTGAGGCAAGCCCATAACAGCAAAGCAGCCTGGCCAGTGTGGAATGCCAAAGCCAGAGCCTTCACTTGTCACAGGAGTGGCCCAAGCCATGGCAGAAAAGGTGTCTGTGGTCACATGAATGCGTTTAAAGCCACCCAAAGAGGCGCAGATGGTCACATCAGTTTAccacagctgcaggggcccTGAACCACTGGGGTTGGCTCCACGACCCAATCCAGCAATCATAGCCTGGCCCTGTGGACAGCTTGTGACAATTCCCTCAGCATCCTGCAGCCATATTCCAAATTGTTTGGGTAAAACTTTCACACTTTGATGAAAAACTCGTCAGCCCTTCTGGCTTGGCCAAATTTATTGATGCTGTGAGAAGCAGAGGCCCAGAGTGGTGCCACCAATTGGCCAGCCTTCTCCTTACCTAAGGCCAGGCCTCCCTCCAATCCAGAGTAATTCCAAATATGGGTAATGAAATAATCCTGTTTGTGAGaattgagacactggcacagttgCAAAAAGAGTTGCCACAACCCCTGGTCCTGGATTTCTCTGGAATTCTTCCAGCAGTGGTCGCTTCATGCGCTGGACAACACCACTACATAAAGAGAATCAGAAACAATGTTAAGGGGATCATTTGGCCACTTTTCAAACACTCTGATGAGAGCACGTAGCTCAAGAATCTGTAAGGAATCTCCTGGTGCCTCCAGGATTTCACTGAGTCATTTGCCTTTGTTCTGCCAAGTGAGGCCTGCTCTGGAAGTTTTTCCATTGGCATCTGGCAAGACATCTATTTGTTCATGCACAACAGCCCATCTTTATTCTTCACAGCTCATATTTCTATGGTTTTCTAAAggctttctgtttaattttaattgcttaGTAGCTTACTGCCACTCAGTTCATTGGTTAGTAGTTGCTCATGCAGGTGTCAGTCAAAACCTTTCCTCTCTAACGATGTTTCCATTCTTGTCTCCTGCATAGAAGATATGGGTAGAagtctttcttctcccaggtgcaaattcctttctcacaggAACTTGTCAGGCTAGCTGTTAGCTGTACTTAGCCAAAGTAGCAGGCCTCAGCCATCATTTTACAAGGAtaacaaggctcttcttttataTGGCTTTACCTGTATGCAACATTGACATATGATTCTTTCAATCTTAAAGAATCATCTTAAATTTCTGTCATGTGAACTTTGACCTTTGTAATATTTGTGTATGATAGATTTGAGTTCAACTCTGTTTTGAATCATGccttcatggaatcatagactcatggaatcatgaaggctgggaaagctctgtgagaccatggagtcccagcagtgcttgatgcccaccttgtccccagcccagagccctgagtgccacctgcaggccttcctgggacagctgcagggatgggcactgcaaagctccctgggcagcccctgccaaggcctgagcagcctttccctggggaaattcctcctggtgtcacgctgagcctgccctggcccagcctgaggccattccctctgctgctgtgcctgttcctgggagcacagcccaacCCTCCGGctgtccctcctgtcagggagttgtgcagaggcAAAAGggcctcctgagcctccttttctccaggctgagcccctttgcagctgccacagcccctcctggggctgcagccaggatggAATCCTGGTGCTGTACAAAGAGCAGTGTACAGacctgccacaggtgcctttgtcAGCACATTTTAAACATTCCTAGCTACAGAAAGGCTCTGCAGCAAGCACACGAGTCCAgtcagcagggacagtgccaaTGTCCTTTGGCAATGCgtgcagcccggcccggcccggcccgcgctaGGTGCCGCGGTTGCCTGGTAACCGCGCCCGGGCCCTCAGCGTCTGTGCCGGCGCTGCGGCCTCAGCGCCAGAGCTCGGCCCTGGCTGCTCGTTCGCAGCCTCGGCGCCTTCAGGCGGCTGCACTCGGCCATTGCCACGGCAGTTGTTGGCACAGCATTGGTTTCTGTCAGCCAGTGATGTCAATTGGTGGAGAATTGGTCTCTGTGAGCGACTCCAGAACTCGCAAAGCATTGGTCTTTGCGAGGGACTCCTGAAGTCGCAGAacattggtttctgccagggactCCGGAACTGACAAAGCATTGGTCTTTGCGAGGGACTCTTGAATTTCTTTTGAAGGTAAAGATTGCCTCAAGTTCTACTGTCTGTTTTTGTCCCATCTGTGCTCTGAAAGAGAATGCCAGAGGGAAATAGAGGATGGGATAATGCCAGTCTTCAGTTTGGTGGCATGTGTAATAAGTAGTAATACGTTTattcattaattaaatcaatagctaaataactatacaatataaaacaatagttaaatagctaagaaaacttcttgtgcagatacatatggttgctggtttactatagtgctttgggaattccattgtAAAGGTATGCCCtgtgaaaggaaagtaa
Proteins encoded:
- the LOC135306023 gene encoding zinc finger protein 551-like; the encoded protein is MSLDTEAGDEEVPDGEKPHKCLECGKSFRWSSHLIVHRRSHTEERSYECDQCRKRFQSSSDLLVHQRTHTEERPFRCPDCGQGFRRNSTLIRHRLIHTAERPHECEECGKSFRQSSTLIQHQRTHTAERPYECGECGKSFSQHSSLIVHQKIHSGERPYECSKCGKGFRIRFHLFRHYQSHTEERPFCCPDCGKGFRHNSHLVRHWRIHTGERPYEHP